Within Quercus lobata isolate SW786 chromosome 5, ValleyOak3.0 Primary Assembly, whole genome shotgun sequence, the genomic segment tttctcttgggATCAGCGCCCTCAGGTCGAGGAggccgagctggttgggaggaagtAGGGAGATCGGGGCGGGTGGATTGTGGCTgagacttggtggaggatgacctggtttggatagtaaggggccgaggtggtggaggaggagcatcGGGTTGTGGTGTTTCCTATGTATCCTTCCCTGGTTGGCCCttgaggagttggagaaggggggtcaAAAGTATTCTTTTgagtcccatctcggcttgagaagaggtgcctattgACGACAATTctgcctcggacaaggctgggtcacctatgtCACCAGGAGGATCCTCAGATTGGTAGGCTtggtcaaataccccaaaaccttcctCGGGCCGATCTGGCTCGCCTTCGTCCTTTGCTACTTGATGAGACGAGAAGGGGCCCACCTGTGGGATGTTCTcggggacagctggctcctgggagattaaaaatcccatttcaactacggtaatttttggaagccaaggacggcggccgctgatcacgtgccttgcgtccccaaatgacttctgaacaggagggtaccctagtattttgtgagctgctcggacttgaccatctccTTCATTCAcgaaaactgccgcttgtaaaacggtctccaagtCCGCCCGGTTGACTAACTGAAAATGCTGCGTGTGGGCATGTGGATCTGCAAAAAGACAAACATGTATGCATAGTTAGTCACCGaacaacattttattaaaatggcGTAAGGGGTCATCCCCCTTCAGTTcccagtaccccacctggttctccttctactatggggcatggatcgccatcaTGTCATTCTCCAGaaacgataaggaaatccttgttcaaTCCCTTGTTGGAGTCAAGGAGGCACTGGATTAACCGAACCCTCTCGTCCCTCGACTTCATGTAGTATGATTTCCCCTTtaatttttggaggttatagcaccagttcacgtcatgatgggtcagtcttaaccccattttctcatttaaagcgtccacgcaccccagaatcctaaaaacgttgccgacacactgggtgggggctaaacggaaatgtctgaggtaacccctcgtcactggccccatagggattctcatacctccttcaacaaaggcgaggacgggaattacaaccgcgcccgttcccctcttatagtgccattcccccatcttacagtgctccaaacttacgttggggggaatcctataatcgacgatgaacttattcatcgcctcttcagtatcgactaacttcctcagtctcaatttagtcatcttagtgatttactaaacaaacccGACCCGCGACGGGAAAAGAGagggagccaaagagaaataaacccagaaaagaaaaagcacgagttaatggaggtagggaacttacataagagaagaattacgcttcggataggctttatgtgcttgagatagacttgaatttgggcggaagttcagatgaacccagaatacacgcactaaaactcttaagtgcagaactgaagagacggatccatccccaaaaaaaatcttttatactttctagggtaactgcacTCCTTTTCCCGCCCAAGAAGACCAGaagatcaccaccgttcgatttccatcaTACCAtagaacgtgggaagcacaaagccgcccgtatttaatgaggccacgtttcgccttccaacggctctaggaacgtgccttaggcaggtgaaaaacctcgggaatcgataggtgacaaggattgacaggcATTGGCAGATCTCTGATgttatcaaaaccctcctatccgtccgaggagatggatagcaggattttgaggggctattgtgggtccgaggGGTCTACAACCCAGCTCAAACTCTATCTAGGCCCAGGGCCCGTGTCGAGGAGGTATTTTGCCGATGATGAATAATCGATGGTCGGGGTGCCAAGGGGAACGGCTAAGaaactaccctgtcctcggcattccagagctccaatgggaagaccaacatctTGGTGGGggctatccccaaacagccccctgaaggggatgtgagtggaaggggggcccatagggaagcagggtgtaggATTGAAttaaggaaaatgcgtcccctccgcattaaatgcatctgCCAACGCCCAGatccgattaatgagaaaagacgtttggacggtgtaaacttcgatcttcgcaactagtagaaagtaagaggggacggttgatgggatggatacaaaAATAAGCACCtacctgaccaacaagtggagggccaggattaaccaagacggactatataataaaaaggtaggtgcaccaagcaaaaggctgggaaaaatggtcaaaaaccagagcctcccagcccacctccaggagaaagactccaggggtgaagaaaacttaaccatgcacGAACACCACGAAgaacccaccacctggtgaccaaggtctagcctttcaaacccacgctctacaaatgatattgtttgggcctatttacgtacgaacccaatactgtttaggttcactacaaaatcgtgtccttacacatatattcttttcttttcttttttttcaataggGAACATTTCCAGTGCTTCAATATATATActtcttgatttttttccttaaaaaatagaaagtaaaGCATAACTTATATGTTTAtgaatatgtttattttaataacTTTTGTTAAAgttgattataattttatagtttgATATGCACGTGAAACTCTATATTCTTGAACATTAGTTGAACATCATTATTTGTAATATTTGCATCAATTTCTAAAAAAGATAgccaataattatttttaatgaatctttgtttctaaaaaagaaCATAATTTGTGAGAGCTAGGGATAATGTGCTCCAACTTGTGTAGAGTattatttataaagaaaaataattttttatataaaaaaatgtacttAAACATAAACATGTTTTTCAACACATaagagagaaattaaataattttttactttcattcCGTGTATACATATTTTTGGTATTATGCAAGttgataattatataattttatgttatttgtaaaaaaaaaataaattctttggAGTATAAGTTGAATATCATTGATTCCAATAATTACATCAAGTTGAACATTATTGAGTCTAATCAAAGTCAAGTACTATTCTTAGGATATGTATTGTGGGGGTAATTAACACCTTCCTTACACGTAACCGAACTTTCCAATCCATGTCATTGATTTAAGTCATTTCCTTTATAGTTTAGAAGACCTTGGGAAAGTCCTAGCTAATTAGGAAATTGAATCATTTAGACATAGGTGACTAATCACACCTACAACCATGGTTAATTGCAATTTATAAAAAGGGATTTCTTTTAGgtagagtttcaacctatgacgtttACTCCTAAtgattttaccagttgaactaactaaaacccacaaaaaagagaaacttAAGTAGAAAAGAATCATTGTAATACCTTGActttatcatcatcatcatcatcaatattattattagcttTGAGAAGTGATGTGGATAATTAAGCACGTAGTGTCATGATATTAAATACAAGTTATGACATTATATACATGTTGTGTATCATGCATAGAACAAGACTAGACATTGCCTTCACAGTATATAAGCTTTCGAGGAATTTAAAACTTGAGGTTGATTACTAGAAAACCATTAAAGAGTGATGAATatctattaaataaaaatattcaaatgttaattatattatttatgtggGTCATAAAATCTATGTTTGGTTGGATATTCACTACATATGGGGGTGATATGTGTAAGCATTAAAGATATAAGGTTATTTCTTACTCTACTatagaattaaattaaaagtattggttgtaacttgtaatGGACAAGGAAAGAAAATGGCTAAGGTTTGGATAAAGTGTCGTGGCAACGACTATAGTAAGCCATTCCTTGTACTGCAATGGTGAACCGCAATGCATATAGTGTACATGAGTTGTATATAATGTGAGTGTAGACTTAAAAGCCCAAGACAAGTAAATGTGGTTGGACTAGTCCCTTGCCTGCATAAATTCTTAAAGTAAAATAGGCCTTTTACTAAAGTGAGTCTTGAGACTTAGTAAAGGTAACATCAATGGAATGAGACTAAAATTCTTATATTAAAAGAATCACCAATAGTGGGAACCCAACTTTGAATTGATTTAATCTAAGAGATTTAAATGGTAACAAGAAGATATTGATACGTGGTTAGTAAAGCACTAAAATTTGTGTCTCATTTAGAATGGATTAGTGTTGTCCATTATGATGTTATAAAGGAAgagttttatacttttaatgATGTTCATAAAGAGTAAATGTTTGTGTGACAAAGACATAAAATGGAACTTCACTTTTGTGAACATAGAAGTGGTGCTGCTTCTAGCAAAAGGGTTTTCTCTTGTAAATGTGCACTAAATCGGGAAGAGCACAAGACCATAATAGTTCTAAGTTTTGTGGATATTCTCATGTGCatgttgttttcaatttcaatacttAATAGTTTTGGTTTAAGCACCAAGCAATCATAAACTCTGTAGATGTCTTGAGCCAATTACACTAATTGGGGGTTTAAGTTGAAAGACATTCTTTTTATTCATGATAAAATGTCAACCAAATGAAATATGTATATGACAACCGAATGAggattgttgtatatataggtatatacaagataaattgtaatatataataGAGAGTATAGCATTTGAATAAGATGATGAGTTGTTTAAGGAGTTTGACTCCTATTCAAAAGGTTGAAGTATTTCGATTCCTTTTTGACAGGCTGAAACAATGGTGGAAAATTTTTGGGCTTTCGAATTTTTCCAATTTATATTTGACTTATGTTCAACCAGTAGAAAGTCGAAGAAAACAGTTTATGCATAGATACTTCTGCAGGATTCATGGTAACTATTGCATATCTTAAATGGTTGTAATCCCTTGTGGATGTTCAAATAAACCAATGCCACTCTCTAAGGGTGCCTTTTGAAGGGTAACTTTTCTCTCAACtttcttaaaaacacaagaattcTATGAGTCTTCTCCAACTTTCAAGGAACAAGTTTGTAGTATGTGGAGACAAATATTATCTAAGGATTTTATTGTGcatcaaaattatcaatttttatgttTGCTTACtaaatcattttgttttttctttgtatattcCTTTAATTTCCAACACACATTTGCCATGGCTACATTATAAACTATATTATAGTCTCCTTCCATAATCTCttgataaaattcaatttgattTGCAAAAACTAATCCAACTTCCATTGCCAATGCTTTCATTTTACTCACTTGGAGAATCCCTTGCACTCTTTGGCACATCGTGGCCATAGTTTCACCTTTATGGCATGGGCGGCTCCACTTGGAgcccagggggttcaaatgaaccccttgaattgaacccaaaaaaaattattataatattttttttttcctgttttcacatttaaaataaaaatttgaacaccctAACCTTAAACCCAactgaaataaatttaaatataatcaTCTTAACAATATCATAATCTTTTTAAACGCAAAGAAAAATCTCAATAACAAatcaatttgatctaaaatctaggaaaaaattaaaaatttgctAATCTTAAACCTTAGAAAAAGCTCATTTAGATCTtaagaaatttcaaataaattaatcaaatggGAAATTAGTtgatgaatgattgcttgacTATATACATTGAAACAAATGTAGCTAATAAGATTTATAATGAAAATATCatgcaacaatttcaaaatacaaaatatcgTAGAAAgcaattgtaaaactttatgtattaaagattttttgttttttttttttttttttgtgatgttaatatatttaatttattttttgtttaaaattttgtataatttatgtttcttattgaACCCCCTAGAAAATAATCCTAGAGCCATCACTGCTTTGTGGTCGCATATAATCAACATTGATTTTGTACGAACCTGAGTGTGGCGGTACCCATCAACACTCTTTGTGTTGCTTTGACTCTTGGCACCTGTGGTTGTGAAGCCCCCATTTCTTGAATCAAAGTCAAGACTTCATTGTATATTTGCTATGCTGTGATTCCGGTTTCCTCATGAATAATACGGTTGCAGTGTTACCTTACAGTCTAATACCATACAAAGAAACTTCTTTAGCCTCAGCTGCATATCGACACTCAAACAGTGGATGCCTAATAACAGATTTGGCCTCTGTTTCGCAAGGACGACATGCTGGATCATTGCTCATATGGCATTGGAATTGATTACTTTCATTGGCAAAATGTTACAGCTAGGTCTCTAGGCAAACATTTTGATCTTGTTCGGCAGTCATATTTTACTCCACCTTAAATGAATATATTCTTTTAATATTGTCAAATAATACTTGCTTGACAAACTAaacatatttcttttatatttatttgcaTATGCTTCATAGCTTAAATTACTTGCACATGAAAAAGCTATTTTTCTCATCACTGCTTATATTATGGGTTTTCCTAGGTGACGGGACTGACGAAATCAATTAGAGACGAATCCAGCAGGACAGACGAGGCCACCCCTAAGACGAGCCCAAAAAGTATCCACGTCACTGACAAGAATAGCTGAACCATTCAATGCCACCAATAATACCCCGGATGGTTACAAAACCAACTGTACAGACCATTGAGAGCACAATAAAAGCTCCATTACAAGACAAGAGGCGTTACCAAAGGAAGAAATTAACATCACAAATGCCAATCACAACGGCTAGAATCCAAGgcaacatatataaagccccCCACACTGCCAACACAAGGTATAAAAACACTGACACTCTAAAAGGATAGTGATTGCCATTTGagtattctttttcatttcatattATACTCTTTCGTTCTGATTTTGGCATTGGAGATGTTGTGgtaggcaccacaccggtgaccacccCTGCAGAGGCAGTCTTGTCATCTATGCAGGTATCCAGGCGAGAATTTGGATTCATTCGGGCACGTTCATTTCGATTGACGAAATCACGCTTCATcactagggaaaaaaaaaaaaaaaaaaaaaaaaaaaaaacacaacaataacGATCAACGAGTGATCCATTGATATGAGTACTAGACTTGACTACCCCAAAGAATCCGGTCTAATTACTAACCTATCAAAGTATGACGTGTCATGGCCAcaaaaagaaggggaaaatgGGCATTTACTTCTAATTTTCAAACTATGCAGTAAAATGcccatattttgaaactatttagcaaaatgccactatttttaaaattcgataccctcaaaatcaagttatatgtatatttttatgtgGAACTTGACATTAATAATGTTGAGttttacttaaattttcaaaaaacaattaGTGGCAAAATATGTATAGAACTCGATATTCCTAATGTTGAGTTCTACctgtaactcgattttgttaaaattcgGATTAAAAAACAAtggcattttgctaaatagtttcaaaatatagGCATTTTGCTGTATAATTTACAAATTAGGGGCAAATGATGATTTTCCCCCAAAAAGACtcatacaatttttattttattttttggaatttttttatttattttaattaggtGGCTTTTGTTAGAGTGGTAAATATAAGCTTGGTAAATATAAGCTTTTGCATCAATTtctcatttaatttaatattttttttcaattattttttgcaataaatttaGGTACCCTAAAAAGTTCATAACAATTTTGTAGCATGTCTAAATTAGCATACTACATCATATAAGAATTTACCACAATCTATAATTTATAGGTCaatttgaaaatgttgtgaaattatgatatatttttttttaatatcataatttttatgaaattatgatattttaaaGCTTGTATGGATTTCTACCTAAGTTTTAGAAAAAGTTAGGTTTTTTACCCCCGTAAACTACTTAAAACTTTATTCCTTTtgtcaattatataaaaagaaaaaaagagacttacactatgtgtgtgtttgtattcaGCTTTTTCTACTTTGcgtttttgtcctttttttttttttttttttggttttcacgcGTGTTGGAGTTTTGCGGTTactttctgcagtgaacagtgcatatatgcactgttcacgaacccacaaactccactttttatcaactttttcattaaaaatgggtcctacggtacttttcacacatttaaaaattattttgctacagtgttttcagttttcagttttaagtttcagcaaaataagttctatccaaacagaccctatatGTACAAAAACTTTGAAGAAGTTTTTTTAcctataaactttttttattttttatttttccttttagtcTTGTAATGCATATAGAATAAAACACTTTTCAtccttaaattttataaatatcatttttcatCTTGAAGCTATTTTATTcagttaaaataaaagttattttgtcttttattgtattttttctataattttgtcCTTCAAAGTTGTGCTAAGTGAATGCATATAAAGttgagcttaaaaaaaataaagaaaaaatttgtttagatatcgaaagagagaacaaaacctAAATACAAAAACATAGGCAAgaccaatttaaaaaaaaaaaaaattgttgagaatagcttatttaattttttattgtatttttttttttactaaaattgtattaaattaaaatataaaaaattcaaaaattttaagaagttgTAAATAAAAGTGTTATAAATTAAAAGGCCCAATAGACTCTAATTCCATtgtgacaaagaaaaaaaatataataaaaaaaccccTAATTTAAGCCAATCTCAGACTCTCACCCACATAACATCACACACCCAATTCGATTCAAATCAAGCCTACTACTTTTTACTGCCGCATAAATCTCTAATAATTCAAAACCCAAAGCTCCCACcgtttcaatgaaaaatttcCCAACTCTTTGTTTCTCTAATTATCATACTACTACTACTTTGactgtgtaaaaaaaaaaatttcgatttCGCTAGGGTTTTCCAGAGCCACACGTGTCGAAATGCTAGGTGGGTTGTATGGAGACCTCCCTCCACCCTCTTCGGCCGACGAAGACAAGCCCAGCAACACCACCGTCTGGTCCAGCAGCGCCAAGATGGCTCCGCCGACTCTCCGCAAGTCCTCCTCGGTCTTCGCTCCGCCGCAGAccattctcaaatctcaaaccaAGCCCAAAACCCCCAATCCGGCACTGGCGGCGCAGCCGAAGAGCGTGACGTCGTTTTCGGCTTCGGCAATGCCATCGCTGATGCAGGAAGACTCGGCGCAGCCGGCATTGGTTGGGGTGACGTCGTCGGTGATCGAGGAGTACGATCCGGCGAGGCCGAATGACTACGAGGAGTACAGGAGGGAGAGGAAGAAGAGGGCGATGGAGGCGGAGGTGAGGAGGGAGCTCGATCGGCGGCGgcaggaggaggaggagagagagaggagggagaaggaggagagggaaagagaaagggaaagggaaagagagagggatTACAGCGATTCGCGGCTGAATATATCGGGAGAAGAAGCTTGGAGGAGGCGTGCGGCGATGAGCGGGGCGGTGCCGCGGCGGTCACCATCGCCGCCAAGCAATGCCGACGGGTTTATGATCGAGAAGTCGGAGACGGTAGGGTTGGGCGTTGGGGCCGGCGGGCAAATGACCGCGGCGCAGAGGATGATGGCGAAGATGGGGTGGAAAGAGGGGCAAGGGCTTGGGAAGCAGGAGCAGGGGATTACTACTCCTTTGATGGCGAAGAAGACGGACCGGCGAGCTGGGGTGATTGTCAATGCTAGTGAGGCGAAGCAGGATAAGAAGGTGAAAGGCGTCAGCTTTAATGGGTCGCCTACTCGGGTTTTGCTGCTTAGAAACATGGTATGCTTATATGCCcaactttttccaaaacttgATGATGATCAATATGAACTTCAATTATTTCAGTTGTTTTCATGTGAATGCACATTTTTATTGAAGTGtatgtgtttatttttgtgCTTGTTTCTAATGCTGCTATCAAATAAAGCCAACTTTCTAATCAGTGCTAAAATTAAATTGATCTGTTTTGGGTTCTTTGTAGTTTCTGATTCAGTTGttactttgattttttgtaGCTAGAATATATCAATTCTTTGTGCTGCTTATTTTTTGGTCCTTTTCTGTTCATTTGTTTCGTTTAGTTCTTATTCTATAACAGTTACATCAGATAGAAAGTAATTCATCAATTGagttttagatttcaaatttagTACCTTTTCCACTTGCAGTTGTCAAGAAGAACTGTTTGTTAACAAAGTAGAGGTTTGTTCAGAGGGCTAGGCCAATCTTTAATGGTCTGCACATAGACCATTTTTCAGCCTAGTTAGGTTGTTGGACACTAGGGTATTTGTGTATGGCCTAGttaaataattagtttttttcaaAGCACTGGCTTTAGCATATTCATGTAATGATCATGTTCTAAGGTGTGTGGATGTGAAAAGAGTAGAGGTTTGTTCAGAGGGTTAGTGCAATCTTTTAAGGTCTGCACATAGACCAATTTTTTAGCCTAGTTAGGTTGTTTTACACTAGGGTATTTGTGTATGGCCTAGgtaaataattagttttttcaaaTAACTGGCTTTAGCATATTCATGTAATGATTAATTTCTAAGCTGTGAGTGTGTAGCACTATTAGATAAAAAGTGTTGGCAAGCTAGTTTTTACAATGGTCTTCAAGATCTTGTTTTGCATAAAGTTGGTTAGGCAACATCTagaacattttatttatttattcaggATCCATAGCCTTTATATAAGGCTTAAGTCAGTAGTGGTAGTTCACAAGTGTTGTCATTACGCTTTAAGGTCATGAATTAATAGTTGGGCATGCAGCCAGACAAAATAGGTGTGGGTTAGTTCTTGTTTGGTTGGGAATTGAGGTATTTCCAGGCTGATCTGGAAATATACAGAGCCTTAGAAGATCTTTCTCCTCAACATGTTTGTGGCACTGGATAGATTTTTATCAGTTGATTATCTTATTGAAAGAAATCGagcttttcttttgattaagaATGAGTTGGGCAAAGACTAAGCAGATTCAAATGGACCATCTTTTATCCAGTGGTTGTTCTAGGATGAGAACTGGTCTTTCTTTCTTACagattttttcatatattttgtcatttctagtTAACCAGCTTGTGGGTAATTGGATTCAGAAGGTTTGGCCTCTTAAATCTATTAAAGATGTTgaaaaatttcttgatttcttggtagttattttgtatttgatgCCTTATTGTTGGTATGTGTGGATGTTCCTTTTGAGTC encodes:
- the LOC115992187 gene encoding DNA-damage-repair/toleration protein DRT111, chloroplastic — translated: MLGGLYGDLPPPSSADEDKPSNTTVWSSSAKMAPPTLRKSSSVFAPPQTILKSQTKPKTPNPALAAQPKSVTSFSASAMPSLMQEDSAQPALVGVTSSVIEEYDPARPNDYEEYRRERKKRAMEAEVRRELDRRRQEEEERERREKEERERERERERERDYSDSRLNISGEEAWRRRAAMSGAVPRRSPSPPSNADGFMIEKSETVGLGVGAGGQMTAAQRMMAKMGWKEGQGLGKQEQGITTPLMAKKTDRRAGVIVNASEAKQDKKVKGVSFNGSPTRVLLLRNMVGPGEVDDELEDEVGSECAKYGTVTRVLIFEITEPNFPVTEAVRIFVQFERPEETTKALVDLDGRYFGGRVVRGSFYDEERFSKNELAPMPGEIPGFT